A single window of Balaenoptera ricei isolate mBalRic1 chromosome 15, mBalRic1.hap2, whole genome shotgun sequence DNA harbors:
- the TRIP6 gene encoding thyroid receptor-interacting protein 6, with translation MSGPTWLPPKQPEPARAPQGRGLPRGASGPPAAHGAALQPHPRVNFCPLPSEQCYQAPGGPEDRGLAWVGCHGAPQRSQGLPADRGGMRPGSLDAEIDSLTSMLAELDGGRGHAPRRPDRQAYEPPQPPAYRSGSGSLKPNGGGVPPPPLPASPYGGPTPASYATASTPAGPAFPVQVKVAQPVRGCGPPRRGASQASGPLPGPHFPLPGRGEVWGAGYRSHREPGPGGKEEAAGVSSSAGGRGGGYGSQVPLSQPPEEELERLTKKLVHDMNHPPSGEYFGRCGGCGEDVVGDGAGVVALDRVFHVGCFVCSTCRAQLRGQHFYAVERRAYCESCYVATLEKCSTCSQPILDRILRAMGKAYHPGCFTCVVCHRSLDGIPFTVDATSQIHCIEDFHRKFAPRCSVCGGAIMPEPGQEETVRIVALDRSFHIGCYKCEECGLLLSSEGECQGCYPLDGHILCKACSAWRIQELSATVTTDC, from the exons ATGTCCGGGCCCACCTGGCTCCCCCCGAAGCAGCCGGAGCCTGCCAGAGCCCCTCAGGGGAGAGGGCTCCCCCGAGGCGCCTCGGGGCCGCCGGCGGCCCACGGAGCAG cactccagccccaccccagggtcAATTTTTGCCCCCTCCCATCTGAGCAGTGTTACCAGGCCCCTGGGGGACCGGAGGATCGGGGGCTGGCCTGGGTGGGGTGCCATGGAGCACCCCAGCGCTCGCAG GGGCTCCCCGCAGACAGGGGGGGCATGCGCCCAGGAAGTCTGGATGCTGAGATAGATTCCCTGACCAGCATGCTGGCTGAGTTGGACGGGGGTCGAGGTCACGCCCCAAGGCGGCCTGACCGGCAG GCTTACGAGCCCCCTCAGCCCCCTGCCTACCGCTCAGGCTCAGGCTCCCTGAAGCCGAATGGAGGGGGTGTTCCTCCCCCGCCGCTCCCAGCATCCCCCTATGGGGGCCCCACTCCAGCCTCCTATGCTACGGCCAGCACCCCCGCCGGCCCTGCCTTCCCTGTGCAAGTGAAGGTGGCACAACCAGTGAGAGGCTGTGGCCCCCCCAGGCGGGGGGCCTctcaggcctctgggcccctcccGGGGCCCCACTTTCCTCTCCCAGGCCGAGGTGAAGTCTGGGGGGCTGGCTATAGGAGCCACCGCGAGCCAGGGCCGGGGGGCAAAGAAGAGGCTGCTGGGGTCTCCAGCtctgcaggaggaagaggaggcgggTACGGGTCCCAG GTCCCCCTGAGCCAGCCTCCCGAGGAGGAGCTTGAGAGGCTGACCAAGAAGCTGGTGCACGACATGAACCACCCACCCAGCGGGGAGTACTTCG GCCGGTGTGGTGGCTGCGGAGAAGATGTGGTCGGGGATGGGGCCGGGGTTGTGGCCCTGGACCGCGTCTTTCACGTTGGCTGCTTTGTGTGTTCTACGTGCCGGGCCCAGCTCCGGGGCCAGCATTTCTACGCCGTGGAGAGGAGGGCATATTGTGAGAGCTGCTATGTG gccaccctggagaagtgctCCACGTGCTCCCAGCCCATTCTGGACCGGATTCTGCGGGCTATGGGGAAGGCCTACCACCCTGGCTGCTTCACCTGTGTGGTGTGCCACCGCAGCCTCGACGGCATCCCTTTCACTGTGGATGCCACCAGCCAGATCCACTGCATTGAGGACTTCCACAG GAAGTTTGCCCCAAGATGCTCAGTGTGTGGTGGGGCCATCATGCCTGAGCCAGGTCAGGAGGAGACGGTGCGAATCGTAGCTCTGGATCGCAGTTTTCACATTGGCTGTTACAAGTGTGAG GAGTGTGGGCTGCTGCTCTCCTCTGAGGGTGAGTGTCAGGGCTGCTACCCGCTGGATGGGCACATCTTGTGCAAGGCTTGCAGTGCCTGGCGCATCCAGGAGCTCTCAGCCACCGTCACCACCGACTGCTGA
- the SLC12A9 gene encoding solute carrier family 12 member 9: protein MANENSPLLAYRLLGEEGVSFPANGAGGPGGASARKLSTFLGVVVPTVLSMFSIVVFLRIGFVVGHAGLLQALAMLLVAYFILALTVLSVCAIATNGAVRGGGAYFMISRTLGPEVGGSIGLMFYLANVCGCAVSLLGLVEAMLDVFGADATGSSGLRILPQGYGWNLLYGSLLLGLVGGVCTLGAGLYARASFLTFLLVSGSLASVLVSFVAVRPRDIPLTPRPGPNGSSLPPQVGHFTGFNSSTLKANLGAGYAKDYTTGATMTFASVFAVLFNGCTGIMAGANMSGELKDPSRAIPLGTIVAVAYTFFIYILLFFLSSFTCDRILLQEDYGFFQAISLWSPLVLTGIYATSLSASMSSLIGASRILHALAQDNLFGVILAPAKVVSQGGNPWGAVLYSWGLVQLVLLAGKLNTLAAVVTVFYLVAYAAVDLSCLSLEWASAPNFRPTFSLFSWHTCLLGVASCLLMMFLISPGAAGGSLLLMGLLSALLTARGGPSSWGYVSQALLFHQVRKYLLRLDVRKDHVKFWRPQLLLLVGNPRGALPLLRLANQLKKGGLYVLGHVTLGDLDSLPSDPVQPQYGAWLSLVDRAQVKAFVDLTLSPSVRQGAQHLLRISGLGGMKPNTLVLGFYDDAAPQDHFLTDPAFSEPVDGTQEGGSPALSTLFPPPRAPGSPRALSPQDYVATVADALKMNKNVVLARACGALPPERLSRGSGGTSQLHHVDVWPLNLLRPRGGPGYVDVCGLFLLQMATILGMVPAWHSARLRIFLCLGPREAPGAAEGRLRALLSQLRIRAQVQEVVWGEGAASSQEPEEEEEGDFVNGRRGDAEAEALACSANALVRAQQGRGGGGGPGGPEGGDGEEGPATALTFLYLPRPPADPARYPRYLALLEILSRDLGPTLLIHGVTPVTCTDL from the exons ATGGCCAATGAGAACTCTCCTCTGCTGGCCTACCGgctcctgggggaggagggggtttCCTTCCCTGCCAATGGGgccgggggtcctggaggggcgtCTGCCCGGAAGCTGTCCACCTTCCTGGGTGTGGTGGTACCCACGGTCCTGTCCATGTTCAGTATAGTTGTCTTCTTGAGGATTG GGTTCGTGGTGGGCCATGCTGGGCTGCTGCAGGCTTTGGCCATGCTCCTGGTTGCCTACTTCATCCTGGCACTCACTGTCCTCTCCGTCTGTGCCATCGCTACCAATGGAGCTGTGCGAGGGGGCGGAGCCTACT TCATGATCAGTCGGACCCTGGGGCCTGAGGTCGGGGGCAGCATCGGCCTCATGTTCTACTTGGCTAACGTCTGTGGCTGTGCCGTCTCCCTGCTGGGGCTGGTGGAGGCCATGCTTGATGTCTTCGGGGCTG ATGCCACGGGGTCCAGCGGGCTCCGCATCCTACCCCAGGGCTACGGCTGGAACCTGCTCTACGGCTCCTTGCTGCTGGGCCTGGTGGGCGGGGTCTGCACCCTGGGGGCCGGCCTCTATGCGCGTGCCTCCTTCCTCACATTCCTGTTGGTCTCCGGTTCCCTGGCCTCTGTGCTGGTCAGCTTTGTGGCTGTGAGGCCCAGGGACATCCCCTTGACCCCTAGGCCTGGCCCCAACGGCTCCTCCCTGCCGCCCCAGGTTGGCCACTTCACCGGCTTCAACAGCAGCACCCTGAAGGCCAATCTGGGCG CTGGCTACGCCAAGGACTACACCACGGGGGCCACGATGACCTTTGCTAGCGTCTTTGCCGTCCTTTTTAACGGCTGCACAGGCATCATGGCCGGGGCCAACATGTCAG gggaGCTGAAAGATCCCAGCCGGGCCATTCCTCTGGGCACGATTGTTGCTGTTGCCTATACTTTCTTCATCTACATcctgcttttcttcctctccagctTCACCTGTGACAg GATCCTGCTGCAGGAGGACTACGGGTTCTTCCAAGCCATCAGCCTGTGGTCCCCGCTGGTGCTGACCGGTATCTACGCCACATCGCTCTCAGCCTCCATGAGCTCCCTCATCGGCGCCTCCCGCATCCTCCACGCCCTGGCCCAGGACAACCTCTTTG GAGTGATCCTGGCGCCGGCTAAGGTTGTATCCCAAGGGGGGAACCCCTGGGGAGCCGTGCTCTATTCTTGGGGCCTAGTGCAG CTGGTGCTCCTGGCTGGGAAGCTGAACACGCTGGCCGCCGTGGTCACTGTCTTCTACCTGGTGGCCTATGCTGCCGTGGACCTGTCCTGCCTGAGCCTCGAGTGGGCCTCGGCCCCCAACTTCCG ccccaccttcaGCCTCTTCTCCTGGCACACCTGCTTGCTGGGGGTGGCCTCCTGCCTGCTCATGATGTTCCTCATCAGCCCCGGGGCCGCTGGCGGCTCCCTGCTTCTCATGGGCCTGCTTTCTGCCCTGCTCACGGCTCGAGGAGGCCCCAGCAGCTGGGGTTACGTCAGCCAGGCCCTGCTTTTCCATCAG GTGCGGAAGTACCTGCTCCGGCTGGACGTCCGGAAGGACCACGTGAAGTTCTGGCGGCcgcagctgctgctgctggtggggAACCCCCGGGGCGCGCTGCCTCTGCTGCGGTTGGCCAACCAGCTCAAGAAAGGGGGCCTCTATGTGCTGGGCCATGTCACCCTGGGAGACCTCG ACTCCCTGCCCTCGGACCCCGTGCAGCCGCAGTACGGGGCGTGGCTGAGCCTGGTGGACCGGGCCCAAGTGAAGGCCTTCGTGGACCTCACCCTCTCGCCCTCCGTGCGCCAGGGGGCTCAGCACCTGCTGCGGATCTCAGGTCTTG GTGGCATGAAGCCCAACACGCTGGTCCTGGGTTTCTACGACGATGCTGCACCCCAGGACCACTTCCTGACGGACCCAGCTTTCTCTGAGCCTGTGGATGGCACCCAGGAGGGCGGGTCCCCGGCCCTGAGCACCCTGTTCCCTCCACCCCGGGCTCCGGGAAGCCCTCGGGCTCTCAGTCCCCAGGACTACGTGGCCACAGTGGCAGACGCCCTGAAGATGAACAAGAATGTGGTTCTGGCCCGGGCCTGTGGAGCCCTGCCCCCCGAGCGGCTAAGCCGGGGATCTGGGGGCACCTCTCAGCTGCATCACGTGGACGTGTGGCCCCTCAACTTGCTGCGGCCCCGGGGCGGGCCCGGCTACGTGGATGTCTGCGGCCTCTTCCTGCTGCAGATGGCAACCATCTTGGGCATGGTGCCTGCTTGGCACAGTGCCCGCCTGCGGATCTTCTTGTGCCTGGGGCCTCGCGAGGCGCCAGGGGCAGCCGAGGGGCGGCTCCGGGCACTGCTGAGCCAGCTGAGGATCCGGGCCCAGGTGCAGGAGGTGGTGTGGGGCGAGGGGGCTGCGTCGTCCCAGGagcctgaggaggaggaggaaggggacttCGTGAACGGCAGGCGGGGAGACGCCGAGGCAGAGGCCCTGGCATGCAGTGCCAACGCCCTGGTTCGGGCCCAGCAGGGGCGCGGCGGAGGAGGGGGGCCTGGTGGCCCTGAGGGTGGGGATGGCGAGGAGGGGCCCGCCACCGCCCTGACCTTCCTGTACCTGCCTCGGCCACCTGCTGACCCTGCTCGCTATCCTCGCTACCTGGCGCTGCTGGAAATTCTGAGCCGCGATCTGGGCCCCACGCTGCTCATTCACGGCGTCACCCCTGTCACTTGCACTGATCTCTGA